The genomic stretch TTGGATGAAATGATTCAGGTATTACTTGGTATTAAAAGATAAGGAGTAGGTTATGGCTGATGGAGTATTAGGATTAGGTGCTGGAGGTTCTGGATTAAGTAGTGAATTACTTGAAAAATTAAAAACAGCAGATACCGCTTCGAAAATAAATCCTATTGAAACCTCAATAGAAAATATTACAAAAGAAAGAGAATCAATTGCAACCATTACAGAGAAATTAGATGCTTTTTATGAAGCAGTTAAACCTTTGGATTTATTTGTAGCTGGTGGAAGTAATGCGTTTACGCAAATTTCTGTTAACTCTCAAGGAGATTCTGTTTTATTTGATGCCGAAGATATTAATTCACTTAAACTAGGAACAACTACAATAGAAGTTACAAGCTTAGCTAAACAAGATGTTTTTCAAACAGCAACATTTGGTGCTGCTGGTGATCCTATTACTGTGGTACCTGACAGTAAAATTACGATTAGTTATATGGAAGATGGAAGTCTTGTTGCTGTTGATTTTGATACAGTAAACCAAACGTATCAAGAGCTTGCGGATGCAATTAATTCTAATGAAAAATTTGAAGCAGCAATTGAACAAGTAGGAAACAATGATTTTAGAATTATTATTAAAAGTAAAGACTTAGGTGAAGCTAATAAACTTACAATTACTGATACAAACCTAGGTACTCCAGATGATTTAGGTTTGGGATTAGCTGAGAACTATGTTCAAGTTGGTTCTGATTTGGATGCTACAGTTAATGGTGTTAATTATGTTTTAAGCACGAATGATATTACTTTATCTAATGGCCTTAAAATAACAGCTTTAAAAGTAGACAGTGATGGCAGTAGTTCTACTATATCAATCGGTAGAGATAATTCTTCGGTTGAGGAGGTTCTTACAAAGTTAGCAACCAGTTATAACGCGTTAGTTGCTGCTGTGGATTCTGAATTATACGACAGTAATTCTAATATTGATGATAAAGCATCTTTACGTAATATGATGACAGGAATTAAAGATTTTTTGTTTAATAGCTATGGTTCTACTGATGATGGTTCAGGTGGATATGTTTCTGATAAATCTATTTTCAATTATGGATTTGAATTAGGAAAAGATGGTTCTTTAACAGTTAATTCTGAAGATCTAAATAAAGTAATTTCTGATGATTTTGAAGGTTTAAAAGATTTATTCATTGGAGAAGCGGGTACAAATGCAAGAGGGCTTGGGACTCAATTAAAAGAGCATATAGATTTTGCCATTAATTCAAGTACAGGTGGTATTCTTAATTCTTATATCGCTCTTATGGATACAAGAGAAACTG from Campylobacteraceae bacterium encodes the following:
- the fliD gene encoding flagellar filament capping protein FliD codes for the protein MADGVLGLGAGGSGLSSELLEKLKTADTASKINPIETSIENITKERESIATITEKLDAFYEAVKPLDLFVAGGSNAFTQISVNSQGDSVLFDAEDINSLKLGTTTIEVTSLAKQDVFQTATFGAAGDPITVVPDSKITISYMEDGSLVAVDFDTVNQTYQELADAINSNEKFEAAIEQVGNNDFRIIIKSKDLGEANKLTITDTNLGTPDDLGLGLAENYVQVGSDLDATVNGVNYVLSTNDITLSNGLKITALKVDSDGSSSTISIGRDNSSVEEVLTKLATSYNALVAAVDSELYDSNSNIDDKASLRNMMTGIKDFLFNSYGSTDDGSGGYVSDKSIFNYGFELGKDGSLTVNSEDLNKVISDDFEGLKDLFIGEAGTNARGLGTQLKEHIDFAINSSTGGILNSYIALMDTRETALKEDKEKAVESLDNKYKQMALEFAAYGGIIARFEGSFSALSLMISQSVSTG